A single genomic interval of Psychroserpens sp. NJDZ02 harbors:
- the serS gene encoding serine--tRNA ligase, which produces MLQVPFIRENKDLVISRLAVRNIDATAMIEEVINLDEERRALQTKLDAILAESNAISKEIGILYKSGQAEKANALKNKTADFKEESKELNDQLTTTAEALNQALYKIPNIPHASVPKGNSEADNEEVFSEGEIPKLHDGALPHWELAKKYDIIDFELGTKIAGAGFPVYKGKGARLQRALIAYFLDKNTAAGYEEVQVPHLVNEASAFATGQLPDKDGQMYHATNVTPSLYLIPTGEVPATNIFRNELIDEKDLPKCLTTYTPCFRVEAGSYGAHVRGLNRLHQFDKVEILRVEHPDNSYKALDGMVDHIKEILNELKLPFRILRLCGGDTGFTSALTFDFEVFSTAQDRWLEISSVSNFETFQANRLKLRFKNSNGKNELAHTLNGSSLALPRVLAGILENYQTENGIKIPDVLIPYTGFEYIK; this is translated from the coding sequence ATGTTACAAGTACCATTTATTAGAGAAAACAAAGATTTAGTAATCAGCAGACTTGCAGTCAGAAATATTGATGCTACTGCAATGATTGAAGAGGTGATAAATTTAGATGAAGAGCGTCGTGCTTTACAAACTAAATTGGATGCAATATTAGCAGAATCCAATGCTATCTCTAAAGAAATTGGTATTTTATATAAATCTGGTCAAGCCGAAAAAGCAAATGCTTTAAAAAATAAAACAGCTGATTTTAAGGAAGAATCTAAGGAATTAAACGACCAGCTAACAACGACTGCCGAAGCTTTAAACCAAGCACTTTACAAAATACCAAATATCCCACATGCGTCTGTACCAAAGGGTAACAGCGAAGCGGATAACGAAGAGGTATTTTCTGAAGGTGAGATTCCTAAATTACATGATGGCGCATTACCACACTGGGAACTTGCAAAAAAATACGACATTATTGATTTTGAATTAGGAACTAAAATAGCGGGAGCAGGATTCCCTGTTTACAAAGGAAAAGGAGCCAGGTTACAACGTGCTTTAATCGCTTACTTTTTAGACAAAAATACTGCTGCAGGATACGAAGAAGTACAAGTGCCACATTTAGTAAACGAAGCATCTGCTTTTGCCACTGGGCAACTACCAGATAAAGATGGGCAAATGTATCACGCCACTAATGTAACACCAAGTCTCTATTTAATACCAACAGGTGAAGTACCTGCTACTAACATTTTTAGAAATGAATTAATAGACGAAAAAGATTTACCTAAATGCTTGACCACCTACACACCGTGTTTTAGAGTAGAAGCAGGTAGTTATGGAGCACATGTGCGTGGATTAAATCGTTTACATCAATTTGATAAAGTAGAAATTTTACGTGTAGAACATCCTGATAATTCATACAAAGCTTTAGACGGCATGGTTGATCACATAAAAGAGATACTTAACGAACTTAAATTACCATTCAGAATTTTAAGACTTTGTGGTGGTGATACCGGATTCACTTCTGCCCTAACGTTTGACTTTGAAGTGTTTTCCACAGCTCAAGACCGTTGGTTAGAAATATCTAGTGTTTCAAACTTTGAAACCTTTCAGGCTAATCGCTTAAAATTACGTTTTAAAAATAGTAATGGTAAAAACGAACTAGCACATACTTTAAACGGTAGCTCTCTAGCTTTACCAAGAGTACTAGCCGGTATACTGGAAAACTATCAAACGGAGAATGGCATAAAGATTCCTGACGTTTTAATTCCCTACACTGGTTTTGAATACATTAAGTAG
- a CDS encoding T9SS-dependent choice-of-anchor J family protein produces the protein MKKITFYLFTMFLACSLTTIGQTSKKINNNNNNNNNNNNNNNNSDDLIRCHADQYNAGILKSNPDMMGSIAFEKRLKSKINALSQQRNSQQRVVLTIPVVVHVFNNGEAEGVDANISDQQILSQIEVLNEDFRRTLGTRGYNTNPIGADVEVQFCMAQTDPDGLPTNGIDRVNIGQDGLTGNGLDSNAITNDLQSQVNALKPSTIWDSSLYMNMWSVKFNNGGLLGFAQFPGGSSTTDGVVSRHSSFGSNDATGVTIPGNFNLGRTMTHEVGHFLGLFHTFEGGCAGTGADAGDFCADTPAVANSDSNGSTCNTGNDSCLGDPGLDMVENYMDYSTDACMDTFTLDQKTRVQAVLATTRASLTSSNACNSPTTPYINFAPGTISPFQVAEGSDCGYTEYVIDLSMTIAANATATAVLTNSGTATENIDYTLINNSVTFPTGSTIPSNPIVLRVFNDKLTESDETITLSINVNTTGDAIAQSNTYEYIIGNDDNIVINQGNTILFSDGFETYPDFAITPVGGWTLIDNDGDTTFVSDASDFLNEGYTGSFIVFNPSTTTPASNTGWDAHSGRKGYYCFNADGSVSGTPENDDYAITPQIALSGTGSELKFWAKSLTDSYNGGERFKVEISTTNTNAASFTTISPAPYEVPPLTWTEYTYDLSSYDGQNIYIAIHVVSADEFVFLLDDISVTANVTTFIQTDANTTTADQFNILGIGQSYATDTVSNNIMLDIDNSGAYDYGCTTVAVSRDLATAGTGAVSYNGGTTPANYVTAKTFDITSTNSGSGDVTVNFYFTEAELASWEAITGQSRTDLYAINGDTNEAIPVIITGFGTDSKLAATFTNGLSGTYYFGKQTAFLSVGDFELANSLSIYPNPTVSALTIKVDNKDLPDAYQVYNMLGQLITKGQINNSQDLTIDTTPFSNGMYFIKISKTGNSITLPFIKK, from the coding sequence ATGAAAAAAATTACATTCTATCTTTTCACTATGTTTTTAGCTTGTTCTTTGACAACCATAGGACAGACTTCAAAAAAAATAAATAATAATAATAATAATAATAATAATAATAATAATAATAATAATAATTCTGATGACCTCATTAGATGTCATGCAGATCAATATAACGCTGGCATACTAAAAAGCAATCCTGATATGATGGGAAGTATCGCTTTTGAAAAACGATTAAAATCAAAAATCAATGCCTTAAGTCAACAAAGAAACTCACAGCAAAGGGTAGTTTTAACTATTCCTGTTGTAGTACATGTGTTTAACAATGGAGAAGCTGAAGGTGTTGATGCCAATATTTCAGACCAACAAATTTTATCTCAAATTGAAGTCTTGAATGAAGATTTTAGAAGAACACTAGGGACAAGGGGTTACAACACTAATCCTATTGGTGCTGATGTGGAAGTCCAATTTTGCATGGCTCAAACAGACCCAGATGGTCTTCCGACAAATGGAATTGATCGCGTAAACATTGGTCAAGATGGACTTACTGGAAATGGTTTAGATAGTAATGCAATAACAAATGATTTACAAAGCCAAGTTAATGCCTTAAAACCAAGCACTATTTGGGACTCATCCCTTTACATGAATATGTGGTCTGTAAAATTTAACAACGGAGGCTTATTAGGTTTCGCTCAATTTCCTGGAGGATCATCAACTACAGATGGAGTAGTGTCTAGACATTCATCTTTTGGTAGCAATGATGCTACAGGAGTTACAATCCCTGGAAACTTTAATTTAGGTAGAACAATGACCCACGAAGTAGGACACTTTTTAGGTTTATTTCATACTTTTGAAGGAGGATGTGCTGGAACTGGTGCTGATGCTGGAGATTTTTGTGCTGATACACCTGCTGTAGCAAATAGTGACTCAAACGGTAGTACGTGCAATACTGGAAATGATTCTTGCCTTGGAGATCCCGGCTTAGATATGGTTGAAAACTACATGGATTACAGTACTGATGCATGCATGGATACATTTACATTAGACCAAAAAACAAGAGTACAAGCAGTACTAGCGACCACTAGAGCGTCTTTGACGTCCTCAAATGCTTGTAACTCCCCAACAACACCTTACATAAATTTTGCTCCCGGAACTATATCTCCTTTTCAAGTTGCAGAAGGTAGTGACTGTGGGTATACAGAGTATGTTATTGACTTAAGTATGACTATTGCTGCAAATGCAACTGCTACTGCTGTATTAACAAATTCCGGCACAGCAACTGAGAATATAGACTACACACTAATAAATAACTCAGTAACTTTTCCAACTGGATCAACAATACCTAGTAACCCTATAGTATTAAGAGTTTTTAATGATAAACTTACAGAAAGTGATGAAACAATTACATTGTCTATCAATGTAAACACAACGGGCGACGCCATAGCACAATCTAACACTTACGAATACATTATTGGGAATGATGACAACATCGTAATTAACCAAGGAAACACCATATTATTTAGCGATGGATTTGAAACTTATCCTGATTTTGCAATAACACCTGTTGGAGGCTGGACCTTAATTGACAATGATGGTGATACCACATTTGTTTCGGACGCTTCTGATTTTTTAAATGAAGGCTATACCGGATCTTTTATCGTTTTTAATCCTTCAACAACAACACCTGCATCAAATACAGGTTGGGATGCACACTCAGGAAGAAAAGGCTATTATTGCTTTAATGCTGATGGTTCAGTAAGCGGAACTCCAGAAAATGATGATTACGCTATTACTCCTCAAATTGCATTAAGTGGAACTGGTAGTGAGTTAAAATTTTGGGCAAAATCACTAACAGATAGCTATAATGGTGGAGAACGTTTTAAAGTAGAAATTTCAACTACTAACACAAACGCTGCTAGCTTCACAACTATAAGTCCTGCTCCATACGAAGTACCCCCTTTAACATGGACAGAGTACACATATGATCTTTCTAGTTACGATGGACAAAACATATACATCGCTATTCACGTTGTATCCGCAGATGAATTTGTTTTTCTGCTAGATGACATCTCAGTAACAGCTAATGTAACCACGTTTATTCAAACTGATGCAAACACAACAACTGCAGATCAATTTAACATATTGGGAATAGGACAATCCTACGCTACTGACACTGTTTCAAATAACATTATGTTAGACATCGATAACTCAGGAGCATATGACTACGGCTGTACAACTGTAGCTGTATCTAGAGATTTAGCGACTGCCGGAACGGGAGCTGTATCCTATAACGGCGGTACAACCCCTGCTAATTATGTTACTGCTAAAACTTTTGATATAACATCTACTAATTCTGGTTCGGGAGATGTCACTGTTAATTTCTATTTCACAGAGGCAGAACTTGCTTCATGGGAAGCTATAACAGGACAAAGCAGAACTGATTTATATGCTATAAACGGTGACACTAATGAAGCTATCCCCGTAATAATAACAGGATTTGGTACAGATTCTAAACTTGCGGCCACATTTACAAACGGATTAAGTGGTACTTATTATTTTGGTAAACAAACCGCTTTTCTATCTGTTGGAGACTTTGAATTAGCTAATTCACTTTCAATTTATCCAAACCCTACCGTTAGTGCTTTAACCATAAAAGTAGACAACAAGGATTTACCAGATGCGTATCAAGTTTATAATATGCTTGGACAGTTAATTACTAAAGGTCAAATTAATAATAGTCAAGACTTAACAATAGATACTACACCTTTCAGTAATGGAATGTATTTTATTAAAATCTCAAAAACAGGTAATTCAATAACATTACCATTTATTAAGAAATAA
- a CDS encoding tetratricopeptide repeat protein yields MMIKRLLPLLLFTFSFALNAQEDLVAREYFSDGEFEKALIRYKKLYIKKPGNNNYLLQIIKIEQQLERYKDAETRLLESLQKKETPDLLIELGYNYQLQNDTINAKNYYNQAIATLNKNTSNAYRVGRTFETLSLLNQAITTYNKAMELKPTLNFNMQLAKIYGEQGEVEKMFVSYIDFVEDNSNYLNTIKRNVSEFISEDDSNENNIFLRKILLKKTQQSQDLMWNEMLSWLFIQQKDYNKAFIQEKAIYKRQLKSLRRMIELALIAENQKQYEEALQIFNFIIENTQEIGTKLSAHLKSLDIMTKIALPQGYAEIDQIYNSIFETYDKTPQTLDLQVSYAHFLAFYLDNQDSAISLLKNTLKYNVSKYDLAKVKLELGDILVLEEKFNEALIYYTQIERNLKNSTLAQDARFRIAKASYYKGDFKWAESQLKILKSSTSQLTANDALDLKLLISDNRAEDSLQVALTKYAKADLLAFQNKNDDAISMLNTILEEHKTEVIIPQALLKQALLFERKKDYQNAKANYLRIIKDYKDSILIDNALYNLAELSVNHLVETENAKKLYEDLLFNHPDSIYAVDARKKFRALRGDALN; encoded by the coding sequence ATGATGATTAAACGCTTATTACCACTCCTACTATTTACATTCTCTTTTGCTCTTAATGCTCAAGAAGATTTAGTTGCACGCGAGTATTTTTCAGATGGGGAATTTGAAAAAGCACTGATTAGATACAAAAAACTATATATTAAGAAACCAGGAAACAACAACTATTTACTGCAAATTATAAAGATTGAACAACAATTAGAGCGGTATAAAGATGCTGAAACAAGGCTATTAGAAAGCCTCCAAAAAAAAGAAACACCTGATCTGTTAATAGAGCTAGGTTACAACTATCAATTACAAAACGACACTATTAACGCCAAAAACTATTACAATCAAGCTATTGCAACTTTAAATAAAAATACAAGCAATGCCTATCGCGTTGGTCGTACGTTTGAAACACTTTCGCTTTTAAATCAAGCTATCACAACTTATAATAAAGCAATGGAATTGAAACCAACGCTTAATTTTAATATGCAATTGGCCAAAATTTATGGAGAGCAAGGTGAAGTTGAAAAAATGTTTGTTAGCTATATTGATTTTGTTGAAGACAACTCTAACTACTTAAACACTATTAAAAGAAATGTTAGCGAATTTATATCCGAAGACGATAGTAATGAAAATAATATCTTTTTAAGAAAAATACTGCTCAAGAAGACGCAACAATCACAAGATTTAATGTGGAATGAAATGCTAAGCTGGTTATTTATCCAACAAAAAGATTACAACAAAGCATTTATACAAGAAAAGGCAATCTACAAAAGGCAGCTCAAAAGTTTAAGACGAATGATCGAGTTAGCTCTCATTGCAGAAAACCAAAAGCAATATGAAGAAGCGTTACAAATTTTCAATTTTATAATTGAAAACACTCAGGAAATAGGCACTAAATTATCTGCGCACTTAAAAAGCTTAGACATAATGACCAAAATTGCACTACCACAAGGTTATGCAGAGATTGACCAAATTTACAATTCCATTTTCGAAACCTACGATAAAACACCTCAAACGCTAGATTTGCAAGTAAGTTACGCTCATTTTCTAGCCTTTTATTTAGACAATCAAGACAGCGCCATTTCACTATTAAAAAACACTCTAAAATATAATGTTTCTAAATACGACTTAGCCAAAGTCAAATTAGAATTAGGTGATATTTTAGTACTCGAAGAAAAATTTAATGAAGCTTTAATTTATTACACACAAATCGAACGCAACTTAAAAAATAGCACATTAGCGCAAGATGCAAGATTTAGAATCGCAAAAGCAAGTTATTATAAAGGTGATTTTAAATGGGCGGAATCTCAACTAAAAATTTTAAAATCGTCCACCTCACAACTAACAGCAAATGATGCTTTAGATTTAAAACTACTAATTAGTGATAATAGAGCAGAAGATTCGTTACAAGTGGCTTTAACAAAATATGCTAAAGCAGATTTATTAGCCTTTCAGAATAAAAACGACGACGCCATTTCAATGTTAAATACCATTTTAGAAGAACATAAAACAGAAGTCATTATACCACAAGCATTATTAAAACAAGCGCTACTATTTGAACGGAAAAAAGATTACCAAAATGCTAAAGCAAATTACTTACGTATTATAAAAGACTATAAAGACAGTATTTTAATTGACAACGCATTATATAATTTGGCAGAACTCTCAGTCAATCATTTAGTAGAAACCGAAAATGCTAAAAAATTATACGAAGATTTATTATTTAATCATCCCGATAGTATTTATGCTGTAGATGCCCGAAAAAAGTTTAGAGCACTTCGTGGGGACGCACTAAATTAA
- a CDS encoding HTTM domain-containing protein translates to MLNTFLFKQIDNSALIVFRIIFGLLCFLESVGAIFTGWVKYTLIDPKFTFNFIGLDFLQPLPGNWMYGYYAIMGLFGLLIMVGYKYRLSIIAFTTMWICTYLMQKASYNNHYYLLCLLSTIMIFLPANTYASVDAKLNPSIKKISMPSWCKWIFVIQLFIMYTYASVAKFYSDWLDLTVPKQLMQGKANYPIIGSALQHPFFPYLVGYGGILYDGLIIPLLLFKPTRKLAFIGSIFFHLFNSIVFGVGIFPYLALAFSLFFFEPETVRNIFLKSKTYYSRAEIKVLSYKPYLITVASIYIAIQVILPIRHHFIDDNVLWTEEGHRLSWRMMLRSKSGLATYKVVDKNTNKTTIINLNDYLSKKQKRMIATKPDVIWQFAQHLKKEFKAKGQDIAVYVNCKASVNGRPFTTLVNPQIDLTTIHWNTFKHSQWLLPSQLDK, encoded by the coding sequence ATGCTTAATACCTTTCTTTTTAAACAAATTGATAATAGCGCATTAATAGTTTTCAGAATTATTTTTGGTCTGCTTTGTTTTTTAGAATCCGTTGGAGCCATTTTTACAGGTTGGGTCAAATACACCTTAATAGATCCAAAATTTACGTTTAACTTTATAGGATTAGACTTTTTGCAGCCACTACCTGGTAATTGGATGTATGGTTATTATGCTATTATGGGCCTTTTTGGCCTACTTATAATGGTTGGCTACAAATACAGATTAAGCATAATTGCTTTTACCACAATGTGGATTTGCACCTACCTTATGCAAAAAGCATCCTACAACAATCACTACTATTTACTGTGTTTATTAAGCACAATAATGATATTCCTGCCAGCAAACACATACGCCTCCGTAGATGCAAAACTAAATCCCAGTATCAAAAAAATAAGCATGCCTAGTTGGTGTAAGTGGATATTTGTCATCCAACTTTTTATAATGTACACCTACGCGTCCGTTGCAAAATTTTATTCAGACTGGTTAGATTTAACTGTACCTAAACAATTAATGCAAGGCAAAGCAAATTATCCTATTATAGGTAGCGCATTACAACACCCTTTCTTTCCTTATTTAGTTGGTTATGGTGGTATCTTATACGATGGTTTAATTATTCCTTTATTACTGTTTAAACCCACAAGAAAGTTAGCTTTTATAGGCTCAATCTTTTTTCACCTGTTTAATTCCATTGTATTTGGCGTTGGTATATTCCCTTATTTAGCCTTAGCTTTTTCATTGTTCTTCTTCGAACCAGAAACAGTGAGAAATATCTTTTTAAAAAGCAAAACGTATTACAGTCGAGCTGAAATTAAAGTATTAAGCTACAAGCCTTATCTAATTACAGTAGCCAGTATTTATATAGCCATTCAAGTTATCCTACCTATTAGACATCATTTTATTGACGATAACGTCCTATGGACAGAAGAAGGGCATCGTTTATCATGGCGCATGATGCTTAGGTCAAAATCCGGATTAGCAACCTATAAAGTCGTGGACAAAAACACCAACAAAACAACCATTATAAACCTAAATGACTATTTGTCTAAAAAACAAAAACGCATGATTGCCACAAAACCAGATGTTATTTGGCAATTTGCACAGCATTTAAAAAAAGAGTTTAAAGCTAAAGGTCAAGACATAGCTGTATATGTAAACTGTAAAGCAAGCGTTAATGGCAGACCATTTACAACTTTGGTTAATCCTCAAATAGATTTAACTACAATCCATTGGAATACATTTAAACACAGCCAATGGTTATTACCATCTCAATTAGATAAATAA
- the rsmA gene encoding 16S rRNA (adenine(1518)-N(6)/adenine(1519)-N(6))-dimethyltransferase RsmA translates to MAKYKPNNHQVKAKKFLGQHFLEDEGIARDIADSLTLNGYKNVLEIGPGMGVLTKYLLDKPVKTYAIEIDTDSVEYLKNNYLTLADRIIEKDFLKYDVTETFNDQPFAIIGNFPYNISTQIVFKTLELRDQIPEFSGMFQKEVAQRICSKEGSKVYGILSVLTQAFYDAEYLFTVPPTVFNPPPRVESGVLRLTRKADYSLPCDEKLFFRVVKQAFQQRRKTMRNSLKTFELSDNLKANAIFDQRPEQLSVTQFLELTSLIENDK, encoded by the coding sequence ATGGCAAAATACAAACCAAACAACCATCAGGTTAAAGCAAAAAAATTCTTAGGACAACACTTTTTAGAAGACGAAGGTATTGCTAGAGACATTGCAGATTCATTGACCTTAAATGGTTATAAAAACGTCTTAGAAATTGGTCCAGGAATGGGTGTTTTAACAAAATACTTACTTGATAAGCCCGTTAAGACTTACGCTATAGAAATAGATACCGACAGTGTAGAATATCTTAAAAACAACTATCTAACTTTAGCAGATAGGATAATTGAAAAAGATTTTTTAAAGTACGATGTAACTGAGACTTTTAATGACCAGCCTTTTGCTATCATTGGAAACTTCCCTTATAATATTTCAACACAAATAGTCTTTAAAACGTTAGAGCTACGCGACCAAATACCAGAATTTTCAGGTATGTTTCAAAAAGAAGTCGCACAACGTATTTGCTCTAAAGAAGGGAGTAAAGTTTACGGAATCCTTTCGGTTTTAACTCAGGCCTTTTATGATGCAGAATATTTATTTACTGTACCACCTACCGTTTTTAATCCACCACCAAGAGTAGAATCTGGGGTCTTACGATTAACAAGAAAAGCAGACTACAGTTTACCATGTGACGAAAAATTATTTTTCAGAGTGGTTAAACAAGCGTTTCAACAACGTCGCAAAACCATGCGTAACAGTTTAAAAACATTTGAATTGTCAGATAATCTAAAAGCAAACGCTATCTTTGACCAGCGACCAGAACAGCTTAGTGTTACACAATTTTTAGAGTTAACTAGCTTAATAGAAAACGACAAATAA
- a CDS encoding bifunctional riboflavin kinase/FAD synthetase yields MKTNQKQHTVLTIGTFDGVHIGHQKIIRRLVEVAHIKDLQPSLLTFFPHPRMVLQKDANIKLINTISEKEQLLKRFGITNLVVKKFTKEFSRLTAEVYVEDILVNQLKSKYVIIGYDHHFGRNRNANIEDLKQFGLNFDFEVEEISMQDIDDVAISSTKIRSALTKGDIKTANSYLGYSFMLTGTVVKGKGLGKTIHYPTANLYIEESYKLIPKQGVYVVKALIDNSETFGMMNIGTNPTVNGQSQTIETHFFNYNSSLYGKKLSIELLHRLRDEHKFDNLEQLTKQLDKDKAQAQEFLKQHA; encoded by the coding sequence TTGAAAACAAATCAAAAGCAACATACCGTACTAACCATTGGCACATTTGACGGTGTACATATTGGTCACCAAAAAATCATTAGACGATTAGTTGAAGTTGCCCATATCAAAGATTTACAACCCTCTTTGCTTACCTTTTTTCCGCACCCACGCATGGTATTACAGAAAGATGCCAATATAAAACTAATCAATACTATTAGCGAAAAAGAGCAACTTTTAAAACGATTTGGAATTACTAATCTAGTAGTTAAAAAATTTACAAAGGAGTTTTCTAGACTAACTGCCGAAGTATATGTAGAAGATATTTTAGTCAACCAACTCAAATCCAAGTATGTTATCATTGGATACGACCATCATTTTGGCCGCAACAGAAATGCCAATATTGAAGATTTAAAACAATTTGGACTTAATTTTGACTTTGAAGTTGAAGAAATATCAATGCAAGACATTGACGATGTCGCCATATCATCTACAAAAATAAGAAGCGCCTTAACCAAAGGTGATATAAAAACAGCCAACAGTTATTTAGGCTATAGTTTTATGCTAACCGGAACCGTGGTAAAAGGTAAAGGATTAGGCAAAACAATACACTACCCGACAGCTAACTTATATATCGAAGAATCATACAAACTAATTCCTAAACAGGGCGTATATGTCGTTAAAGCTTTAATTGATAATAGCGAAACTTTCGGAATGATGAATATTGGGACCAACCCAACAGTAAATGGTCAATCTCAAACTATCGAAACTCATTTTTTTAACTATAACAGCTCACTTTATGGTAAAAAATTAAGTATCGAATTATTACATAGACTTAGAGACGAACACAAATTTGATAACTTAGAGCAGCTAACAAAGCAATTAGATAAAGACAAAGCACAAGCTCAGGAATTTTTAAAACAACATGCTTAA
- a CDS encoding GNAT family N-acetyltransferase — MILAETERLIISKFTLADAPFFLELINTPKFKKYVGDRNVKTVAQAEDRIKNGHLKNYEDLGYGFYKLLLKSENNIPIGTSGITQRDTLELPDIGFAMLPQYEGQGYGLESSKLILQLAKDVFKIPKIGAITSEHNTGSIKLIEKLGLTYEKRVKPFEDDAELMLFAKTLL, encoded by the coding sequence ATGATCTTAGCCGAAACAGAACGTCTTATAATTTCAAAATTTACTCTTGCAGATGCACCCTTCTTTTTAGAATTGATAAACACACCTAAATTCAAAAAGTATGTCGGTGACCGTAACGTAAAAACCGTGGCGCAAGCAGAAGACCGTATTAAAAATGGCCATTTAAAAAATTACGAAGACTTAGGTTATGGCTTTTACAAATTGCTCTTAAAATCGGAAAATAACATTCCTATTGGCACTAGTGGTATAACACAACGTGACACTCTAGAACTTCCTGACATTGGCTTTGCAATGCTTCCGCAATATGAAGGTCAAGGTTATGGATTAGAATCTTCAAAACTAATACTACAATTGGCTAAAGATGTATTCAAAATCCCTAAAATAGGCGCAATAACATCAGAACATAACACTGGATCCATAAAATTAATAGAAAAATTAGGATTAACTTATGAAAAAAGAGTAAAACCCTTTGAGGATGATGCAGAACTTATGTTATTTGCAAAAACTTTACTGTAA
- a CDS encoding DUF4286 family protein: MYIYNVTVNIDESAHDEWLTWIKEHIPKVLATGKFEKATLTKVLVEEDMGGQTYSIQYKSYSREALDAYYKEDADTLRNEASKKFADKMLAFRTELQIVDEYSVTFK, from the coding sequence ATGTACATATATAACGTCACTGTAAACATAGACGAAAGCGCTCATGACGAGTGGTTAACCTGGATTAAGGAACATATCCCTAAAGTTCTAGCGACTGGAAAATTTGAAAAAGCAACCTTAACCAAGGTTCTTGTAGAGGAAGACATGGGCGGACAGACCTATTCTATCCAATACAAATCATACTCAAGAGAAGCTTTAGATGCCTATTACAAAGAAGATGCCGACACCTTAAGAAACGAAGCTTCAAAGAAGTTTGCCGACAAAATGTTAGCTTTTAGAACAGAACTTCAAATTGTTGATGAGTATTCTGTAACGTTCAAATAA